The following proteins come from a genomic window of Elusimicrobiota bacterium:
- a CDS encoding ABC-F family ATP-binding cassette domain-containing protein: MSTLISCQGLTKTYGARPLFEGLSFGVFAGERAGLIGPNGAGKSTLLKILAGLEKPDEGELAVRRGIRVGYLAQQDRFAEGEDISVGAELALALGGLGLEDYEIDIRVEDGLAGSGFAADQRVKALSGGWRKRLAILSQVIRRPDLLLLDEPTNHLDVAGVLWLEQLMAGVDFSFVVVTHDRRFLEAVCNRVIELNKRYPEGHFSSAGNYSEFLKNREALFNVQAAREDSMRNIVRRETEWLRRGPKARTTKQKARIDRAGELMGELKELEYRNAQTRSAAIDFTASERKTKKLVSLTRVVKSLGGKKLFGPLDLVLGPGDKWGLLGGNGSGKSTLLKLLAGTLAPDAGRIERVEGLTVVTFDQHRETLDMAMPLRRALCESGEFVYYKDKPVHVVGWAERFLFGKEQLDAPLGRLSGGEQSRVMIARLMLRPADVLLLDEPTNDLDLNSLEVLETSLMDFAGALVLVTHDRYLLDRVSQRILALDGRGNARVFADLDQWEERMAADEIDLTPPSLPLAPTVPPAALSAAEARELRGLEEKIQIAEAQTQKARQALLDPAIATDAPELMERQKTVDALAKKTEALYQRWHELETKAGKSAAG, encoded by the coding sequence ATGTCCACCCTGATCAGTTGCCAAGGCTTGACCAAAACCTACGGCGCGCGGCCCCTCTTTGAGGGGCTGTCTTTCGGCGTTTTTGCCGGGGAACGCGCGGGGCTCATTGGGCCCAACGGGGCGGGGAAATCCACCTTGCTGAAGATATTGGCCGGGCTGGAAAAACCCGACGAAGGGGAACTGGCCGTGCGGCGGGGGATCCGGGTGGGCTATTTGGCCCAGCAAGACCGCTTCGCCGAAGGGGAAGACATCTCCGTGGGGGCGGAACTCGCCCTCGCGCTGGGGGGGCTGGGCCTGGAGGATTACGAGATCGACATCCGCGTGGAAGACGGGTTGGCGGGGTCGGGTTTCGCCGCCGACCAGCGCGTGAAGGCGCTGTCGGGCGGATGGCGGAAGCGGCTGGCGATCCTGTCCCAGGTTATTCGCCGGCCGGACCTGCTGCTCTTGGACGAGCCCACGAACCACCTGGACGTGGCGGGCGTGCTTTGGCTGGAACAGTTGATGGCGGGGGTGGACTTTTCGTTCGTGGTGGTGACCCACGACCGCCGGTTTTTGGAAGCGGTGTGCAACCGGGTGATCGAATTGAACAAGCGCTACCCGGAAGGCCACTTCAGCAGCGCGGGGAACTACAGCGAGTTCCTGAAAAACCGCGAGGCGCTCTTTAACGTGCAGGCGGCCCGGGAAGACAGCATGCGCAACATCGTCCGCCGGGAGACGGAATGGCTGCGGCGCGGCCCCAAGGCGCGGACCACCAAACAGAAAGCCCGCATCGACCGAGCCGGGGAGCTGATGGGCGAGCTGAAGGAACTGGAATACCGCAACGCCCAGACGAGGTCGGCGGCGATCGATTTCACCGCGAGCGAGCGGAAGACGAAAAAACTCGTCTCGCTGACGCGGGTGGTTAAAAGCCTGGGTGGAAAAAAACTATTCGGGCCCTTGGATTTGGTGTTGGGCCCCGGCGACAAATGGGGCCTCTTGGGCGGAAACGGCAGCGGCAAAAGCACCCTGCTCAAACTGTTGGCGGGGACCCTGGCGCCGGACGCCGGGCGCATCGAGCGGGTGGAGGGGCTGACCGTGGTGACCTTCGACCAGCACCGGGAAACGTTGGACATGGCCATGCCGCTCCGGCGGGCGCTGTGCGAGTCAGGGGAGTTCGTCTATTACAAGGACAAGCCGGTCCACGTGGTCGGCTGGGCGGAGCGGTTTCTTTTCGGCAAGGAACAGTTGGACGCGCCCCTGGGCCGGCTGTCGGGCGGAGAGCAGTCGCGGGTGATGATCGCGCGGCTCATGTTGCGGCCGGCGGACGTGCTGCTGTTGGACGAGCCCACGAACGATTTGGATTTGAATTCCCTGGAAGTGCTGGAGACGAGCCTTATGGACTTCGCGGGGGCGCTGGTGTTGGTGACCCACGACCGGTATTTGTTGGACCGCGTGAGCCAGCGCATTTTGGCGTTGGACGGACGGGGGAACGCGCGCGTGTTCGCCGATTTGGACCAGTGGGAAGAGCGGATGGCCGCGGACGAGATCGACCTGACGCCCCCGTCGCTGCCGCTCGCTCCGACCGTTCCCCCGGCCGCGTTGTCGGCCGCGGAGGCGCGCGAGCTGCGGGGCCTGGAAGAAAAAATCCAAATCGCCGAGGCGCAAACACAGAAAGCCCGGCAGGCGCTTTTGGACCCGGCCATCGCCACCGACGCCCCGGAACTGATGGAGCGCCAAAAGACCGTGGACGCGCTGGCAAAAAAGACGGAGGCTCTCTACCAACGGTGGCACGAGCTGGAAACGAAGGCGGGGAAAAGCGCCGCGGGATAA
- a CDS encoding HD domain-containing protein, whose product MSGITFIRPRLAGLSGKGPLNQNLKTLHRAVRERFPYVHRIAVALYDAQTHRINTYLASGDEGKPLAHYQSTLPEAVSLKKVLRERRIRVVDDLNAFEGSHREHTQRIREMGYRSSCTFPLEARGKVRGFLFFNSRKRAAFKKRDIPVLEAYALLATEVATRHLRSACVMLAAIKTAGDLMHFRDPETGYHLDRMARFSRVIAQELGRAGYRDLTDERVQAIEVFAPMHDVGKLAIPDHILKKAAALTPKEKRIMRTHAPLGRRIIDAILKNFGMESFERADALRQIAESHHETLDGKGYPRGLKGKRIPIEARIIAVADVFDALTSERVYKKPWTNDEAFKALDNLSRNKLDRRCVEALKRNRPAVEDIQERFRDAPHRKKGGPPVLEKSHLLTTAHPWC is encoded by the coding sequence ATGAGCGGAATAACATTTATTCGTCCTCGCTTGGCCGGCCTGAGCGGGAAGGGACCCTTAAACCAGAACCTAAAAACGCTGCACCGCGCCGTGCGGGAGCGGTTTCCCTACGTGCATCGCATCGCCGTGGCGCTCTACGACGCGCAGACCCACCGCATCAACACCTACCTGGCCTCCGGCGACGAGGGCAAACCCCTGGCCCATTACCAATCCACCCTGCCGGAAGCCGTGTCGCTCAAGAAGGTGTTGCGCGAACGCCGCATCCGCGTGGTGGACGACTTGAACGCCTTTGAGGGGTCCCACCGGGAACACACGCAACGCATCCGCGAGATGGGTTACCGCTCCAGCTGCACGTTCCCGTTGGAGGCGCGGGGAAAAGTGCGCGGGTTCCTCTTTTTCAACTCGCGGAAACGGGCGGCCTTTAAAAAACGGGACATTCCGGTTCTGGAGGCCTACGCCCTTTTGGCCACGGAGGTGGCGACGCGGCATTTGCGTTCGGCCTGCGTGATGCTGGCGGCGATCAAGACGGCGGGGGATTTGATGCACTTCCGCGACCCGGAGACGGGGTACCACCTGGACCGGATGGCGCGGTTTTCGCGGGTGATCGCCCAGGAGCTGGGGCGCGCGGGCTACCGCGACCTGACCGACGAGCGGGTGCAGGCGATTGAAGTCTTCGCCCCCATGCACGACGTGGGGAAGCTGGCCATCCCCGACCACATCCTTAAAAAAGCCGCGGCGCTGACGCCGAAAGAAAAACGCATCATGCGGACCCACGCGCCCCTGGGGCGGCGGATCATCGACGCGATTTTGAAAAATTTCGGCATGGAATCTTTCGAGCGGGCGGACGCGCTGCGGCAGATCGCCGAATCGCACCACGAGACCTTGGACGGCAAGGGGTACCCCCGGGGACTCAAGGGCAAGCGCATCCCCATCGAGGCGCGGATCATTGCGGTGGCGGACGTGTTCGACGCGCTGACCAGCGAGCGGGTGTACAAGAAACCATGGACCAACGACGAAGCGTTTAAGGCGTTGGACAACCTGAGCCGGAACAAGCTGGACCGGCGCTGCGTGGAAGCCTTGAAAAGGAACCGCCCGGCGGTGGAGGACATTCAAGAACGATTTCGCGACGCGCCCCACCGGAAAAAGGGCGGGCCGCCGGTGTTGGAAAAATCCCACCTGCTGACCACCGCGCACCCGTGGTGCTGA
- a CDS encoding hemolysin III family protein yields the protein MPTPPSAPSTAEERANCLSHVVGLLGALVSLPFLIFRAARAGDASFIVGVAVFSASVLLLYLASALYHGLPPGRAKRVFQTLDHSLVFFLIAGTYSPITLGALQGPWGWSLFGVVWGLALIGILMKTFGKVNHPVLSTTLYVLMGWLIAVAAKPLMEKMPPVGLLLLLGGGLAYTGGVVFFAMESRWRYAHTIWHLFVIAGTALHFFAILVTAP from the coding sequence ATGCCAACCCCGCCTAGCGCCCCCTCAACCGCCGAAGAGCGGGCCAATTGCTTGAGCCACGTGGTGGGCCTTCTGGGCGCCTTGGTGAGTTTGCCATTTCTCATCTTCCGCGCCGCCCGGGCCGGGGACGCTTCTTTCATTGTGGGCGTTGCGGTGTTCTCGGCCAGCGTTCTTCTGCTGTATCTCGCCTCGGCGCTCTACCACGGGCTTCCCCCCGGCCGCGCCAAGCGTGTTTTCCAAACTCTCGACCATTCCCTGGTGTTTTTTTTAATCGCGGGAACTTACTCCCCCATCACGTTGGGGGCGTTGCAGGGCCCTTGGGGGTGGAGCCTGTTCGGGGTGGTGTGGGGGTTGGCCTTGATCGGAATCCTGATGAAAACCTTCGGAAAGGTCAACCACCCGGTGTTATCCACGACGCTTTATGTGCTGATGGGCTGGCTCATCGCCGTCGCCGCCAAGCCGCTCATGGAAAAAATGCCCCCCGTCGGACTTTTGCTTTTATTGGGGGGCGGGCTGGCCTACACGGGGGGCGTCGTGTTTTTCGCCATGGAGTCGCGTTGGCGATACGCCCACACGATCTGGCATTTGTTCGTCATCGCCGGCACCGCCCTTCACTTCTTCGCCATCCTCGTCACCGCGCCGTAG